The genome window GATTGCTCCGGAGCTGGTTATGCCCCGGGAGCAAAGAGTTTTTCCGCAGCCGGATCAGCCCGAGAAGACAGATGAGCGGTTAAAGGCGCTGGGCGGAGCAGATATTTGTATCGGCGGTATCGGCATCAATGGGCATTTGGCTTTTAATGAGGCGAGCGATACCTTGACGGCAGAGGAGTTTGCCAAGCTGCCGACCAGAGTATTGACAATTTCACGGGAAACCAGAACAATCAACAGTGCCGGTAGCTTAGGCGGTGCGATTGACGCCATGCCTAAGAGCTGCGTAACGCTTGGCATGAAGGAGATATTATCGGCCAAACGGATTGTTTTGGCGGTGTTTCGGGACTGGCACCGGGCGGTTATCCGGCAGGCGGCTTACGGCGAAGTGACGGCTCATTTTCCGGCCAGTCTCCTGCAAAGGCATCCGAATGCGCTTATTTTGACCAATGAAAACGCGGCCGGTCCGGCTTTTTAGCAGGGAAAACGAAAAACATTTGACAATTCGGTTATAAAATATATTTCGCTGCCAGTCATGCATCCGGCGGTTGAATTACCGGAAACCGTACAGTCATTTATCAAAGCAAGCAGGAGAAAGTTTTTTCAGCGGCATTTTGACGGACTGGCGGCACAAGGTCAACCGGATACCGACAGCGGCACAGAATCAGGAGGAAGCTATGCTCACATCGTTAAAACCTTTATTGGAACTGGCTATCAAATACAATTTTGCCTACGGTGCCTTTAACGTCAACTCGGTCG of Lachnospiraceae bacterium oral taxon 500 contains these proteins:
- a CDS encoding glucosamine-6-phosphate isomerase: MNYYQISAEDLGKEAKIPILKLGDSAEVFYELAMIMIREIRKNNEAGRQTVFICPVGPVGQYPIFVRLVNQEKVSLKNVWFFNMDEYLQENGEWIDSEHILSFRGFMARQVYDRIAPELVMPREQRVFPQPDQPEKTDERLKALGGADICIGGIGINGHLAFNEASDTLTAEEFAKLPTRVLTISRETRTINSAGSLGGAIDAMPKSCVTLGMKEILSAKRIVLAVFRDWHRAVIRQAAYGEVTAHFPASLLQRHPNALILTNENAAGPAF